The Natranaerobius trueperi genome segment TTATGGTACTGGTTGCTTTTTATTAATGAATACAGGTAGACAACCGGTAGTGTCAGATAATGGGTTATTAACTACTATTGCATGGGGTATTAATGGAAGGGTTTATTATGCTTTAGAAGGTAGTATTTTTATAGCTGGTGCTGCTGTGCAGTGGTTGAGGGATAATCTAAGATTAATAGACTCTTCTTGTGATTCTGAGTACTTTGCTAAAAAAAGTGAAGATAGCGAAGGAGTATATGTGGTCCCTGCTTTTCAAGGGTTAGGTGCACCATATTGGGATATGTATGCGAGGGGTGGAATATTTGGCTTAACTAGTAAAGTAGGTAAAGCAGAAATTGTTCGTGCAACCTTAGAATCTTTAGGTTATCAGACTCGTGATGTGGTTGATGCAATGAAAAAAGATTCAGGGTTAGAATTAAAATCTTTGCGTGTTGATGGTGGTGCCTCTAAAAATGACTTAGTGATGCAGTTTCAATCAGATATATTAGGGAGCAATGTTGAACGTCCAGAGAATATTGAATCTACTGCAAGAGGGGTTGCTTTTCTAGCCGGGCTAGCTGTAGATTTTTGGACAAGAGATGATATAGAAAAGTTACAAAAGATTGATGCAATATTTAGACCACAAATGAATAATGAACAACGTGAACATAAATATCAAGGCTGGAAAAAAGCTGTTTATAGAACTATGGATTGGGTTCAAGATTAGTATTTATTGACTCTTCCCTTAAAGATATGTGTCAGATATAATAGAAAAGGGGTATTTTAATATCCTCCCATGTTAAGGACATTGGGGGGCTAACTGTGGTGTATAACTATAAATCATCGTTTGATGAAACGAGACAGGACCTTATGAGAAACTTTTTTTTAGATTTAAGTACTAAAGGTACCAATAAAAGCTTTAAAAGAGGAAACTATATTGATATACCTTCAGGTACTACTTTTGGGATAGTAGTTGATGGAAGGGTTAAAGAATCTATTTATGGACAAAATGGTGAAGAAAAAATATTGTATATCTTACAACCCGGTGAAATTTTTGGTGAAATAACATATTTTGGAAAAGGAGAAGATTATCTTAACACTGTTTGCCTAGAAAACTGTAGAGTATCTTTTATAGAAAAAGAATACTTAGAATCCATGTTAGTTAATGACCCAGAGGGATATAGTTTTGTGTTCCATAGCATTATTAGAAAATTTAGGATTTTGATGTATCAAATGTCAAATATGACTTTTAATACAGCTGTTGAACAGTTAGCTGATACCCTCTATCGCCTTAAAACACAACAAGGAAAAAACAGATCAGGAGAGTGGGAAATAGCAATTCATTTAACTCATCAACAATTAGCTAATTTGATCGGATGCTCTAGAGTTACAGTTACAAGAGGGTTAAATGATTTTTGCAAGGAAGGAATTATTGAAATAAAAAAGAAAAAGATTATAATTAAAGATTTAGATAGACTAAATGACATACGTAATAGTCATGAAAATAACCCGCCTCAAGTCTAAAGGCGGGTTATTAAGCGTTTGCCCTGCATGAGCCGCAGCTAGGCGGTGAAAGTCCGTTACAGGCTTGGTGGTAGGAACTGTTAGCAGATGTCCTACTACCAAAGGCACTCCGCAAGGTGGAAACCTGTCCCCATTACTTAGTAATGTTCATTACAGGCTGGTTAGGTTATTTTGCCATTGCAGATATGAAGAAAAGAATTACTGCTCTTAACGAATGGATTAGGCGTAGAATTCGAATGTACTTGTGGAAGCAGTGGAAGAAAATAAGTGCGAGGTTTAAGAACCTCAGACGACTTGGAATAACTAAAGGTAAAGCCTGGGAAGGGGCGAACACTCGGAAAGGGTGTTGGCGAATAGCCAATAGCTGGATATTATCAAGGTCATTAACAAATAAATACCTCGCATCAGTTGGATATGATGACATATCCAAAAGATACGAGGCATTGCACTCAAATCATTGAACCGCCAAGTACCGAACGATACGCTTGAGTGGTGTGTGAGGTCGGTAGATAAATTAATTATCTACCGACTATTCGATTGATTAGAATATTTTACCTTCTGTTGTTTTAATATCATCTTCGTTCTTTATACAAGCTTCTATTGCGTAGTAAAGTGCGTCTGTGATATCTTTTAAAGACATACTTGGCTTATTTGGTTTTGTAACAACTTGTGAGGGGATGAATGGTACATGGATAAATCCACCTTTTTTAGTTGAATTAGTTTGCTTTATATAGTGAAGCACTCCATACATTATATGGTTACAAACAAAAGTACCAGCAGTATTTGAGACAGAAGCCGGGAGACCATTATCTTTAATATTTTTTGACATAGCTTTTATAGGTAAATTAGAAAAATAAGCTGGTTCACCATCTTTTTTAATTGTTCGATCTATTGGTTGTTTGCCTTCATTGTCTGCAATTCTAGCATCGTCAATATTGATAGCTACTCTTTCTATAGTTATATCAAATCTTCCCCCAGCTTGTCCTATACAAATAATAATATCTGGATCCCACTTATCAATCATTTTAGTTACTTCTTCTATAGATTTGTCAAATACTGTAGGTACTTGACAAATCTTAATAGTGCCATTACTAATTTTATCAGGGAGTTCTTTAACTGCCTCCCAAGAAGGGTTGATACTATCCTCTCCAAAAGGGTCAAATCCTGTTAATAATACCTTTTTCATATTTGATTCCTCCTAATGTAAAATTAAAAAGCCCAAAACATCATTAATGCTATATGAATTGCTAGTAATATAAAAGCTACTGCCATTTGAGTTTTTATTACTTTATTTTTATCATCCATCTCTAAAATAGCTACAGGTACAATGTTAAAGTTTGCAGCCATAGGTGTTAAAAGAGTACCACAAAAACCAGCTGTCATACCAAGTGCTCCAACAACTATAGGATCTGCACCAAGTTCAAGTACAAAAGGTACTCCAATTCCAGCTGTTATAACAGCAAAAGCTGCAAAAGCATTTCCCATAATCATAGTAAAGACAGCCATTCCTATACAGTATGCGATAACACCGAATAATAAATTACCTTCAGGTACAACTGTGTAAATTCCCTGTGAAATCACTTTTCCAACTTGTGCTTCATTGAAAAGAGACCCAAGTGCTGCTAATAATTGAGGTAAGATACTAACAGCACCTATTAACTGTAATAGTCTACTCCCTTCATGGCTAAGTTCGCTTGGTTTTGCCTTAGTTAAAAAAACACCCATTAAAGTAGCTACAATTGCTCCGATTCCAAGTCCTATTAACCCATTTAAACCAGTAAACTGTGCTATACCAAATGCAAGTAGTGCTATTGAAACAGCAGGTACAAACAAAATACTACCTATTTCTTGTGATTTTTGTTCTTTAAACTTTTCAGATGATTCAGCTAAACTTGAAAAACTAACTTGTTTAGTTACAGTTAATATTCCAAGCATTACTACTAATAACCCAACGATCATCGGAGGAAGAACCTTTCCAAACATAAAAGTTATAGCAACTATTACCCAAAATATTCCGGTACCAACACGAGCCTGATTGTTTTTATCCTGCAGTGACATAAATGCAGTAATTAATGCAACTAATCCACATAAAAAGTACAAAACTTCTAATAAAATGTCTTCCATTAGCTATCCCCCCGTTCGTTTTTTTGCAATTTTCTATCTAACATAAAGCACTGTATAACACCAATTATAGTAGCTATTATTGCGATAGGAATTGAGGCCATAGCAATTTCTATTGCACTAACATCATATCCTAAGTCTTGAAGTGTTCCAACAATTAATAAAGTACCACCAGAGGCTACAAAAACATTTTGACCATAAAAGTTACCATAATTCTCTACTGCTCCACTTAATCCTTTAATTTCTTGAAGGCTAGCATTACTTAAATTAGGATACTTTTCACGGGCTGCCCCTTCTGCCATTGGTAAGATAAGAGGTCGTATAAATTGTGGGTGTCCTCCTACTCTAACGGAAAAAGCAGATGCTAAAGTTCTAAATACAGTATAAATAGCTAAGACCTTACCTGTAGTAATTCCTTTGATTCTACCTATGAGATATGCTGCGCGTTGTCTAAGACCATACCTCTCTAAGATTCCAATTGCCGGTAATGTAACTAAAAATACTGACATATACCTATTTTCTACAAAAGCTTCACCTAGGATAATTAAAACTTCACTAATTTCAATGCCGGCTACCAGTCCTGTTACTATTCCAGCTGTTAAGACTACTCCTAAAATGTCTAGTCTAAAATAAAACCCTAAAACTATAATTAGTACTCCAATCAACCTGATCACAAAAATCCCTCCTTATACTTTTTTCTAACGTTATATTACCAATGTTTAAAAATTAATTCTGTAAACTAGACTACAAATTTAAAAATTTAATACATTAAAGTAAAATAATTTATTAAGAAGGTTTTTAACCAATAAATTTATAAATAGATAATATTGATTCACCGAGTACTGAATTTGGGGAGATGATGTTTTTACAGATGGTTGATTTTATATTAGATCTTCCTGACTCTGTAGAATCACATAGAAGTAGAGTATGAAGTGTGGAACCTTAATAATATCATTTTATTATTAATTATTTTAGCTGTAGGTGTAATAGCAATAGTTTATTTCAGTATGTATAAATTTAAAAACAAAAATAATGTTTATTAAAGTGCTTAAGGCACCTTTTTTTATATGTAAATCATGAAATCGTGAATAAATAAACAGATCTAAAGACAATTCCATTAGGTAGGACCAAAGAACTATTGTCTAACCTTGTCAAATTGTCTGTCTTTTCACCATAGAATCATGTACAAATATAAGTTGGATGGTATAATAATATCAAACAGGAATAATCGGGGTGATATGGATGAATAAGGCAATAATTATAGTTATTAGTTTTTTATTATTAGGTACTTCTAATATCTTGTTTGCAGTTGAAGAAAAAAGACCAGAAGTAGTTGATAGATGGCCGTATGGGGATGAGTACTATAATGAAGATAATATTGACTATATTAAAATTACTTTTGATGATGAAAAGGAAAATTTAGAGTTTTTAGGTATAGCTGATTTACGAGATGTACAAGTTATACCTGAAACAATTGGATCGAATCGTGTTGATTTAGAGTTATTAAATGATCCAGATAAATTAGAAGAAAAATTTGTAGTTAAAGATAGTTCAGATGATAAATTACATATAAAGATTCCTGTTACTAACTTAGTCCCTGATACTACCTATGAGGTTATCTTTCCTAGTGGTGTAGTTATGAATTCTTTAGAAAATGTTACAAATGAGGAAATCAAATGGGAGTTTGAAACTATTCATTACCCTAGAGTGACAACTGAAGACTTTTCAAAGCGTAATTTTTCTGAAGACTATAGCTATTCTGAGAGGCTAAGGATAGATGCAGATAAGATTTTAGGACAAGATGTTGATGTTTACT includes the following:
- a CDS encoding Crp/Fnr family transcriptional regulator; translation: MVYNYKSSFDETRQDLMRNFFLDLSTKGTNKSFKRGNYIDIPSGTTFGIVVDGRVKESIYGQNGEEKILYILQPGEIFGEITYFGKGEDYLNTVCLENCRVSFIEKEYLESMLVNDPEGYSFVFHSIIRKFRILMYQMSNMTFNTAVEQLADTLYRLKTQQGKNRSGEWEIAIHLTHQQLANLIGCSRVTVTRGLNDFCKEGIIEIKKKKIIIKDLDRLNDIRNSHENNPPQV
- a CDS encoding group II intron maturase-specific domain-containing protein, with amino-acid sequence MFITGWLGYFAIADMKKRITALNEWIRRRIRMYLWKQWKKISARFKNLRRLGITKGKAWEGANTRKGCWRIANSWILSRSLTNKYLASVGYDDISKRYEALHSNH
- the pcp gene encoding pyroglutamyl-peptidase I, which codes for MKKVLLTGFDPFGEDSINPSWEAVKELPDKISNGTIKICQVPTVFDKSIEEVTKMIDKWDPDIIICIGQAGGRFDITIERVAINIDDARIADNEGKQPIDRTIKKDGEPAYFSNLPIKAMSKNIKDNGLPASVSNTAGTFVCNHIMYGVLHYIKQTNSTKKGGFIHVPFIPSQVVTKPNKPSMSLKDITDALYYAIEACIKNEDDIKTTEGKIF
- a CDS encoding DUF979 domain-containing protein codes for the protein MEDILLEVLYFLCGLVALITAFMSLQDKNNQARVGTGIFWVIVAITFMFGKVLPPMIVGLLVVMLGILTVTKQVSFSSLAESSEKFKEQKSQEIGSILFVPAVSIALLAFGIAQFTGLNGLIGLGIGAIVATLMGVFLTKAKPSELSHEGSRLLQLIGAVSILPQLLAALGSLFNEAQVGKVISQGIYTVVPEGNLLFGVIAYCIGMAVFTMIMGNAFAAFAVITAGIGVPFVLELGADPIVVGALGMTAGFCGTLLTPMAANFNIVPVAILEMDDKNKVIKTQMAVAFILLAIHIALMMFWAF
- a CDS encoding DUF969 domain-containing protein, which produces MIRLIGVLIIVLGFYFRLDILGVVLTAGIVTGLVAGIEISEVLIILGEAFVENRYMSVFLVTLPAIGILERYGLRQRAAYLIGRIKGITTGKVLAIYTVFRTLASAFSVRVGGHPQFIRPLILPMAEGAAREKYPNLSNASLQEIKGLSGAVENYGNFYGQNVFVASGGTLLIVGTLQDLGYDVSAIEIAMASIPIAIIATIIGVIQCFMLDRKLQKNERGDS